The genomic window GGACCAGGCCCACGACCTCGTCCAGGACGCCGCCCTGCGCGCTCTGAAGGCCTTTCCGCGGCTGCAGCACGCCGACAACCTGCGCAGCTGGCTGGCCCGGATCGTCCACACGACCTTCCTCGACCGCGTCCGTTACGACAACCGGCGTCCCACGAGTTCGATCGACGACGAGGAACTCGACGACTCCGCGCTGGGTGTGACCGAGTTCGATCCCCTGGTGTTCGAACAAGCCCTCGACGACGACTACGACGCGTGCATGCAGGTCCTGCCGCCGACCTGGCGGGCCACGGTGCAGCTCGTCGACGTCGAGGGGATGTCTTACGAAGAGGCCGCCGAAGCGCTCGAGGTCCCGGTGGGCACGATCCGATCGCGCCTGCACCGGGCCCGGCAGCGGCTCTACGTGGAACTGTGCCAGCGGCTGCAACTGGGGCTGTGCGGCAAAGGCCGCGACGGCGAGGGGGTGGACGCATGACCGATCCGACGCACGAGCGCTCGATCGCTTCGATCCACGACGACCCCGGCGGTCGCAACTGGGAGCCGCAGATCGCCGAGCACGTGTCGCGGTGTCCGTCGTGTCAACGCACGCTGAAGGCTCTGCAGGCGTTCGTCGATTCCATGCGGTCGCGGCGGCGCCAGGCGGCCCCGCCCGACCTCGTGGCGCGGGTGTGCCGGACGGTGCAGGCCGAGCAGTCGACCGCGGTGCGCCGGCGCTGGCGACTGACGGTGGCCGCGATCCCGGTCGCCCTGATCCTGGGCGTGCTCGTGGGCATGTGGATCGCCTGAGCGCCGCTCAGTCCTGGAACTTGTAGCCGACCTTGTGGACGGTGCGGATGAAATCGCAGCCGTCGTCACCGCCCAGTTTGCTACGTAACCGCGCCACGTGCGTGTCGATCGTACGTGTGGTGGGCATGGAGGTCTCCTCGTAGCCCCAGACCTGCGTCAGCAGCTCTCTGCGGCTCACCGCCTCGCCCTTGCGGTCGATCAACAGCCGCAGCAGCTCCATCTCCTTGAGCGAGCAGTCGATCGCCGCGCCACCCTTGCGAACTTCCATGGCGACGAAGTCGATCTCGATGTCGCGGAACGTGTAACGATCGAGCTTGCCGGGCTCGCCGTCCGCACCGTCCTGGCGGCGCAGCAATGCCTTCACGCGGGCGATCAGCTCGAGCACGCTGAAGGGCTTGGTGACGTAGTCGTCGGCGCCCAGCTGGAAACCCTGGAGCTTGTCCTGCTCCATGGACTTGGCCGTGAGCATGAGCACGGGCTTGTCGAAGCCGCTGCCGCGCAGCCGCTCGAGCAACTCGAAGCCGTCGAGACCTGGCATCATGACGTCGAAGATCGCCAGATCGACGTCGCCGGCTCGCGCCGCCTCGAGCCCGCCGGGCCCGTCGGCCGCGGTGCGGACCTCGTAGCCCTCGAACTCGAGGTTGTGGGTCAGACCCTCGCGCATGGAGGGCTCGTCTTCGACCAGCAGGATCACGGAGCGCGTCACCGGGGACCTCCGGGCAGACGGTTCAGGACGGTTCGAAACCAGTGGGCAGACACAGGGTGAAGGTACTCCCCCGACCCGGTGTGCTGTCGACCTCGACGTGCCCACCGTGGGCGCGCGCGACGTGGGCCACGACCGCCAGACCGAGTCCGCTGCCCTTCACGTCGTGGACGTCGGACTTCTCCACCCGGTAGAAACTCTCGAAGATCTTCTCTTGTTCCCGGGCCGGAATCCCGATGCCGCGGTCCTGTACGGAAACGCACACGGCGTCGTGACGCCGCGCCACGCGCACACGGATCTCACGGGTGGTGTCGGAATACTTGGCGGCGTTGTCGAGCAGGTTGATCAAAGCCTGCGCGACGGCTTCCTCGTCCAGGTACGTCAAGGGCAGATCGTCGTCGACGTCGATCCGCAGATCGAAGCCCGCCTCGGTCAACTGGAAGCGATAGGCCTCGACGGTGTCGCGGACCACGCGATCGGGCCGCACCTGGGCGAAGGCGTACTGCTTGCGACCCTCTTCGATCCGCTGCACGTCGAGCAGGTTGTCGATCAGGTGGCTGAGCCGTTTGGCCTCGCGCCCGATGATGCCCAGGAAGCGGGCACGGTCCTCGTCG from Candidatus Krumholzibacteriia bacterium includes these protein-coding regions:
- a CDS encoding sigma-70 family RNA polymerase sigma factor, producing MGMAETNLSPETPETNARRFEREVLPHVDVAYRMARSLTHDEDQAHDLVQDAALRALKAFPRLQHADNLRSWLARIVHTTFLDRVRYDNRRPTSSIDDEELDDSALGVTEFDPLVFEQALDDDYDACMQVLPPTWRATVQLVDVEGMSYEEAAEALEVPVGTIRSRLHRARQRLYVELCQRLQLGLCGKGRDGEGVDA
- a CDS encoding response regulator transcription factor, which gives rise to MTRSVILLVEDEPSMREGLTHNLEFEGYEVRTAADGPGGLEAARAGDVDLAIFDVMMPGLDGFELLERLRGSGFDKPVLMLTAKSMEQDKLQGFQLGADDYVTKPFSVLELIARVKALLRRQDGADGEPGKLDRYTFRDIEIDFVAMEVRKGGAAIDCSLKEMELLRLLIDRKGEAVSRRELLTQVWGYEETSMPTTRTIDTHVARLRSKLGGDDGCDFIRTVHKVGYKFQD